The Peribacillus sp. FSL E2-0218 genome contains a region encoding:
- the fabI gene encoding enoyl-ACP reductase FabI, with translation MTFSLEGKTFVIMGVANKRSIAWGVARSLHKAGAKLIFTYGKERTEKSVIELSSTLEGEPSIILQCDVTKDESIEACFAAIKEKVGIIHGVAHSVAFANKEELDGEFVNTSREGFLLAHNISSFSLTAVAKAAKDLMPEGGSIVTMTYLGGERVMPNYNVMGVAKASLEANVRYLSSDLGKDNIRVNAISAGPIRTLSAKGVRDFNSILKKIEEEAPLRRTTTPEEVGDTALFLLSDMSRGITGENIHVDSGYHIMG, from the coding sequence ATGACTTTTTCACTAGAAGGAAAAACGTTTGTCATAATGGGTGTAGCGAATAAAAGAAGTATTGCATGGGGAGTTGCCCGTTCCTTACATAAAGCAGGTGCAAAACTGATATTCACATATGGAAAAGAGCGTACGGAAAAAAGCGTAATCGAACTATCTTCCACGTTGGAAGGTGAGCCTTCCATCATATTACAATGTGATGTAACGAAGGACGAGTCTATCGAGGCATGCTTTGCAGCCATTAAGGAAAAGGTAGGCATCATCCACGGTGTCGCCCATTCGGTCGCTTTTGCGAACAAGGAAGAACTGGACGGAGAGTTCGTCAACACAAGCCGTGAAGGATTCTTGCTTGCCCACAATATCAGTTCTTTCTCTTTAACGGCTGTAGCCAAAGCAGCGAAAGATCTCATGCCTGAAGGCGGCAGCATAGTCACGATGACGTACCTTGGCGGTGAACGCGTCATGCCGAACTATAATGTAATGGGTGTGGCTAAGGCTTCGCTTGAAGCCAATGTCCGTTACCTATCAAGCGATCTTGGCAAAGATAACATCCGTGTGAATGCCATTTCGGCCGGCCCGATCCGTACGTTATCGGCCAAAGGGGTCCGTGACTTCAATAGCATCCTGAAGAAGATTGAGGAAGAGGCACCTCTTCGCCGCACAACGACTCCTGAAGAAGTCGGCGATACGGCCCTCTTTTTATTAAGTGATATGTCCCGCGGCATTACCGGCGAAAATATCCATGTCGATTCTGGATATCATATTATGGGGTAA
- a CDS encoding iron-hydroxamate ABC transporter substrate-binding protein encodes MKKILLPIVFIFTLLVSACGNAATEKTSSEKNKKNTITYQSENGAIEVPANPKRVIVLASYAGDVMSLGVNLVGVEPWSKMNPRFKKKLKDVQSVSEDELEKIIELDPDLIIGASTTKNLDKLKEIAPTVTYTYGKVDYLSQHLEIGKLLNKEKEAQAWIDDYKSRAAAAGKQIKEKIGEDATVTVVESYDKQLAVFGDNWGRGTEVLYQEMGLKMPDKVKEMVHKEGYYSISLEVLPQYVGDYLVISKYRDQDNSFQNTDVYKQMPAVKENHVFEANGNEFIFNDPLTLDYQLEFFQSHFLD; translated from the coding sequence TTGAAAAAAATACTTTTACCCATCGTCTTCATCTTTACGCTTTTAGTCAGTGCCTGCGGCAATGCAGCCACTGAAAAAACATCGAGCGAAAAAAACAAAAAAAATACGATTACCTATCAGTCGGAAAATGGTGCGATTGAGGTCCCTGCAAACCCAAAACGGGTTATCGTTTTAGCATCTTATGCGGGAGATGTCATGTCACTTGGAGTAAATTTAGTTGGTGTAGAACCTTGGTCCAAAATGAACCCAAGGTTCAAAAAAAAATTAAAAGACGTACAATCGGTATCAGAAGATGAATTGGAAAAAATAATCGAATTGGATCCAGATTTGATCATCGGTGCAAGCACTACCAAAAATTTGGATAAGTTGAAGGAAATTGCCCCTACTGTAACTTATACATACGGTAAAGTGGATTATTTATCACAGCATTTGGAAATCGGTAAGCTGCTGAACAAGGAAAAAGAAGCACAAGCTTGGATTGATGATTATAAATCACGTGCGGCGGCAGCCGGAAAGCAAATTAAAGAAAAAATCGGGGAAGATGCTACCGTTACAGTGGTGGAAAGCTATGATAAGCAGCTTGCTGTGTTTGGAGATAATTGGGGAAGGGGCACCGAGGTCCTCTATCAAGAAATGGGATTAAAAATGCCCGACAAAGTAAAGGAAATGGTCCATAAGGAAGGCTATTATTCGATTTCCTTGGAAGTACTGCCCCAATATGTCGGCGACTATTTGGTCATTAGCAAATATAGGGATCAAGATAACTCTTTCCAAAACACCGATGTTTACAAACAAATGCCTGCAGTGAAAGAAAATCATGTATTCGAAGCAAATGGTAACGAGTTTATATTCAATGACCCTCTAACATTGGACTATCAATTGGAATTTTTCCAATCACATTTCTTGGATTAA